Proteins from one Mycobacterium adipatum genomic window:
- a CDS encoding SLC13 family permease, which produces MELTLSVAALAAVLGFALLRPRRQAPVAVAAAAAVVGAGAVSWQDAVREVNELAPVVGFLAAVLVLARLCDDEGLFHAAGVLMARATSGGQTRFLASVFAIAATVTAVLSLDATVVLLTPVVLATARMLAVPARPHAYATAHLANTASLLLPVSNLTNLLAFSAAGLTFLKFTATMALPWLAAVIVEFVLLRWIFAKDLTVAPQRSAVDEPLDVPVFALVVVGLTLAGFAVTSALELSPAWSALAGAVVLAVRGLITRHTTMTKIVVALDVPFLAFVLCLGVVVAAVMTNGLESAMHRLIPDGQGLLALLAIAAIGAVLSNIVNNLPAVLVLLPLVSSAGPAAVLAVLIGVNIGPNLTYPGSLANLLWRDVVHRAGMSARFTEFARVGLCTAPLTLIAAVLGLWAVTRSG; this is translated from the coding sequence ATGGAGCTGACGCTTTCGGTTGCCGCCCTCGCCGCGGTGCTGGGTTTCGCGCTGTTGCGTCCACGTCGCCAGGCCCCCGTCGCGGTGGCCGCGGCGGCCGCCGTCGTCGGTGCCGGCGCGGTGTCCTGGCAGGACGCGGTCAGGGAAGTGAACGAGCTGGCTCCGGTGGTCGGCTTCCTGGCCGCGGTGCTGGTGCTCGCGCGGCTGTGCGATGACGAGGGACTGTTCCACGCCGCCGGCGTGCTGATGGCACGCGCCACCTCGGGTGGCCAAACCCGCTTTCTGGCTTCGGTGTTCGCGATCGCGGCGACGGTGACGGCCGTGTTGAGCCTGGATGCCACCGTCGTCCTGTTGACACCGGTGGTCCTGGCGACGGCACGGATGCTGGCGGTGCCGGCCCGTCCGCACGCCTATGCCACCGCGCACCTGGCCAACACCGCATCACTGCTGTTGCCGGTCTCCAATCTGACCAACCTGCTGGCGTTCAGCGCCGCCGGCCTGACGTTCCTGAAGTTCACCGCGACGATGGCACTGCCCTGGCTGGCCGCGGTGATCGTCGAATTCGTCTTGCTGCGCTGGATTTTCGCCAAGGACCTGACCGTGGCGCCCCAGCGCAGCGCCGTCGACGAGCCGCTGGACGTGCCGGTGTTCGCGCTCGTCGTGGTCGGGTTGACCCTGGCCGGCTTCGCGGTGACCTCGGCATTGGAGCTTTCCCCGGCGTGGTCGGCACTGGCCGGGGCCGTGGTCCTCGCGGTACGCGGTCTCATCACCCGCCACACCACCATGACCAAGATCGTGGTGGCACTGGATGTTCCGTTCCTGGCGTTCGTGCTGTGCCTGGGTGTCGTGGTGGCCGCGGTCATGACCAACGGACTCGAGTCGGCCATGCATCGATTGATCCCCGACGGGCAGGGGCTGCTGGCATTGCTGGCGATCGCGGCGATCGGCGCGGTGCTGTCCAACATCGTCAACAACCTGCCCGCCGTGCTGGTGCTGCTGCCGCTGGTGTCCTCGGCCGGGCCGGCCGCCGTGCTGGCGGTACTGATCGGGGTCAACATCGGGCCGAACCTGACCTATCCCGGCTCGCTGGCCAACCTGTTGTGGCGCGATGTCGTTCATCGCGCCGGGATGAGCGCACGTTTCACCGAGTTCGCCCGGGTCGGGCTGTGCACGGCGCCGCTGACCCTGATCGCCGCGGTGCTGGGGCTGTGGGCCGTCACCCGCTCGGGTTAG
- a CDS encoding MBL fold metallo-hydrolase, whose translation MRLKAGRPDIDDYARYFDLPPADSAAAPTVTWAGVTTLLISDGTSAVLTDGFFSRPSLLRVGLGRIAPSEPRIDGCLSRLGVRRLDAVLPVHTHFDHAMDSAVVAQRTGAKLVGGDSAAHVGHRLPGDRVVVATPGESMRLGNFEITLIVGDHCPPDRFPGVIGAPVDPPVRASVYRCGEAWSTMVAHVPSGHRMLVVGSAGFVPGALAGLRAEVVYLGIGQLGLQPERYLLDYWAETVLAVGARRVVLIHWDDFFRPLDRPLRALPYAGDDLDASMRTLTALAAEDGVALHLPTLWQPTDPWS comes from the coding sequence ATGCGCCTGAAAGCCGGCCGGCCCGATATCGACGATTACGCACGGTACTTCGACCTGCCGCCGGCCGACTCGGCCGCGGCACCGACAGTGACCTGGGCCGGTGTCACCACACTGCTGATCTCCGATGGGACATCCGCGGTGCTGACCGACGGCTTCTTCAGCAGGCCGTCGCTGCTGCGGGTCGGGCTGGGCCGGATCGCACCCTCGGAGCCCCGCATCGACGGGTGCCTGAGCCGGCTCGGGGTGCGCCGCCTCGACGCGGTGCTTCCGGTGCACACCCACTTCGACCACGCCATGGACTCGGCGGTGGTGGCGCAGCGGACCGGCGCGAAACTCGTCGGCGGCGACTCGGCGGCACACGTCGGGCATCGGCTGCCCGGCGACCGCGTGGTGGTGGCCACCCCGGGGGAATCGATGCGCCTCGGCAATTTCGAGATCACCTTGATCGTGGGCGATCACTGCCCGCCGGACCGGTTTCCCGGTGTGATCGGGGCGCCGGTCGACCCACCCGTGCGGGCCTCGGTGTATCGCTGCGGGGAAGCCTGGTCCACCATGGTGGCGCACGTACCCAGCGGGCACCGGATGCTGGTCGTCGGCAGCGCCGGTTTTGTGCCGGGCGCGCTGGCGGGCCTGCGGGCCGAGGTGGTGTATCTGGGGATCGGGCAGCTGGGCCTGCAACCCGAGCGCTACCTGCTCGACTACTGGGCCGAGACGGTCCTCGCCGTCGGCGCGCGCCGCGTGGTGCTGATCCACTGGGATGACTTCTTCCGGCCCCTGGACCGCCCGCTGCGGGCGCTTCCGTACGCCGGTGACGATCTGGACGCCTCGATGCGCACGCTGACCGCGCTGGCCGCCGAGGACGGCGTCGCATTGCATCTCCCGACCCTGTGGCAGCCCACCGATCCATGGAGCTGA
- a CDS encoding type B 50S ribosomal protein L31, producing MKPDIHPDYHPVVFQDAGTGKTFLIRSTVTSDRTIDYQGATYPLVVVDVTADSHPFWTGTNRHLDTAGQVEKFRRRYGSRDRAGS from the coding sequence ATGAAACCCGACATCCACCCCGACTACCATCCGGTGGTCTTCCAAGACGCCGGCACCGGTAAGACGTTCCTGATCCGGTCGACGGTCACCAGCGACCGCACCATCGACTACCAGGGCGCCACCTACCCGCTGGTGGTCGTCGACGTCACCGCCGACTCGCACCCGTTCTGGACCGGGACCAACCGGCATCTCGACACGGCCGGGCAGGTGGAGAAGTTCCGCCGCCGGTACGGGAGCCGGGACCGCGCAGGGTCCTAG
- the mrf gene encoding ribosome hibernation factor-recruiting GTPase MRF encodes MRTPVILVAGQGAGTDVVDVLLRTPGTAVVGYTVDGHVVVRQVSGMRDTKLVITQWPLEMTNCCVTCTVRNDLLILLRQLHRRDDVHRIVVQLMEWLDPESICTAINDTPVQLGPGYIDGPAGRDVEIQAVVTCIDTEVWLNQALGDDELDASRTVAQVVVGQAEFADVLVLTAADRATLAVLRRLAPRARITVGLQHVTTALKHLDPQSRRGRSDDPHDSLLSGQPPLQPDGDVELLEFNARRPFHPERLHNAIDALLDGVVRVRGRAWLASQPDTVVWIESAGGGLGVGDAGRWLAGMDERARAYADPERTAMAASHWDERFGDRHIALTALICGANPETITAALNAALLTDAELERPQDWAGYPDPFGEWHEDPCAELSHDLADEHIMLNGEE; translated from the coding sequence ATGCGGACGCCAGTGATACTGGTAGCCGGTCAGGGCGCGGGAACCGACGTCGTCGACGTGTTGCTCCGCACGCCGGGAACCGCGGTGGTCGGGTACACCGTCGATGGACATGTCGTGGTCCGGCAGGTCAGTGGCATGCGGGACACCAAGCTGGTGATCACCCAATGGCCGTTGGAGATGACCAACTGTTGCGTGACCTGCACCGTCCGCAATGACCTGCTGATCCTGCTGCGCCAGCTGCATCGACGCGACGATGTGCATCGGATCGTCGTGCAGTTGATGGAATGGCTTGACCCGGAATCGATCTGCACGGCGATCAACGACACACCGGTGCAACTGGGCCCCGGCTATATCGACGGTCCTGCCGGTCGCGATGTCGAGATCCAGGCGGTGGTCACGTGTATCGACACCGAGGTGTGGCTGAACCAGGCCCTCGGCGACGACGAACTCGACGCCTCCCGGACCGTGGCCCAGGTCGTGGTGGGGCAGGCGGAGTTCGCCGATGTGCTGGTGCTGACCGCAGCCGACCGGGCCACCCTCGCCGTGCTGCGCAGACTGGCGCCGCGGGCGCGGATCACCGTCGGGCTGCAGCATGTCACCACCGCACTCAAGCACCTCGACCCGCAGTCACGCCGCGGCCGCTCCGATGACCCGCACGATTCGCTGTTGTCCGGCCAACCGCCGCTGCAACCCGACGGCGACGTGGAGCTGCTGGAATTCAACGCGCGCAGGCCGTTTCATCCCGAACGCCTGCACAACGCCATCGACGCCCTGCTCGACGGGGTGGTACGGGTGCGCGGGCGGGCCTGGCTGGCAAGCCAACCCGACACCGTGGTGTGGATCGAATCGGCGGGCGGCGGACTCGGTGTGGGCGATGCCGGACGCTGGCTGGCAGGCATGGACGAGCGTGCTCGGGCGTACGCGGACCCCGAGCGCACCGCCATGGCCGCTTCGCACTGGGACGAGCGGTTCGGCGACCGCCACATCGCGCTGACCGCACTGATCTGCGGTGCGAACCCCGAGACCATCACCGCGGCACTGAACGCAGCACTGCTCACCGACGCCGAATTGGAACGCCCGCAGGACTGGGCCGGTTACCCCGACCCGTTCGGGGAGTGGCACGAAGATCCCTGCGCCGAGCTGTCACACGATCTGGCCGACGAACACATCATGCTGAACGGAGAAGAATGA
- the rpmB gene encoding 50S ribosomal protein L28, with product MSAHCQVTGRAPGFGNRVSHSNRRTRRRWNPNIQSKTYYLPSEGRRVRLKVSTKGMKVIDRDGIEAVVGRLRREGQKI from the coding sequence ATGTCTGCGCACTGCCAGGTGACCGGGCGCGCACCGGGTTTCGGCAACCGGGTGTCGCATTCGAACCGGCGTACCCGCCGCCGCTGGAATCCCAACATCCAGTCCAAGACCTACTACCTGCCCTCCGAAGGTCGACGCGTCCGGCTGAAGGTCAGCACCAAGGGCATGAAGGTCATCGACCGCGACGGGATCGAGGCGGTCGTCGGTCGGCTGCGCCGGGAAGGGCAGAAGATCTGA
- the rpmG gene encoding 50S ribosomal protein L33 has protein sequence MGKSNDIRPIVKLKSTAGTGYTYVTRKNRRNDPDRLVLKKYDPVLRKHVDFKEER, from the coding sequence ATGGGTAAGAGCAATGACATCCGGCCCATCGTGAAGCTGAAAAGCACTGCCGGCACCGGTTATACCTACGTCACCCGCAAGAACCGGCGCAACGATCCGGACCGGTTGGTGCTGAAAAAGTACGACCCGGTGTTGCGCAAGCACGTCGATTTCAAGGAAGAACGCTGA
- the rpsN gene encoding 30S ribosomal protein S14 — protein sequence MAKKSKIVANERRRATVARYAERRALLKELIRKPDTDAAQRIAAQAELQRMPRDASPVRVRNRDAVDGRPRGHLRKFGLSRVRTREMAHRGELPGIRKASW from the coding sequence ATGGCCAAGAAGTCCAAGATCGTCGCCAACGAGCGTCGCCGCGCCACCGTGGCGCGCTACGCCGAGCGGCGTGCCCTTCTGAAAGAGCTGATCCGCAAGCCGGATACGGATGCGGCGCAACGCATTGCCGCGCAAGCCGAGCTGCAGCGGATGCCGCGCGATGCCAGTCCGGTCCGGGTCCGCAACCGCGATGCCGTCGACGGCCGGCCGCGTGGGCACCTGCGCAAGTTCGGACTGTCCCGGGTGCGAACGCGCGAGATGGCCCACCGCGGAGAACTGCCCGGTATCCGGAAAGCGAGCTGGTGA
- the rpsR gene encoding 30S ribosomal protein S18 — MAPRAPKKRKPAPVEIKRPRANKLKALGVTTVDYKDVSLLRTFISERGKIRSRRVTGLTPQQQRQVAIAIKNAREMALLPYGGP, encoded by the coding sequence ATGGCACCCCGTGCGCCGAAGAAGCGCAAGCCGGCCCCCGTCGAGATCAAGCGTCCGCGGGCCAACAAGCTCAAGGCGCTCGGCGTCACGACCGTCGACTACAAGGACGTCTCGCTGTTGCGCACGTTCATCTCCGAACGTGGCAAGATCCGCTCCCGTCGCGTCACCGGGCTCACCCCGCAACAGCAGCGCCAGGTCGCGATCGCGATCAAGAACGCCAGAGAGATGGCATTGCTGCCCTACGGGGGACCCTAG
- the bluB gene encoding 5,6-dimethylbenzimidazole synthase: MRRFMPGTTVAEDVLTRLLQAAHAAPSVGLMQPWRFIRITDAGLRTAMHDLVDEERKRTAEALGTRGDEFLELKVEGILECAELLVVALRDDRQRHVFGRRTMPQMDLASVSCAIQNMWLAARAEGLGMGWVSIFEPARLAELLGMPDGAEPVAILCLGPVPEFPDRPALEIDDWTQGRPLAEFVAENSWTATSSEDLADR; the protein is encoded by the coding sequence ATGCGCCGTTTCATGCCGGGCACCACGGTGGCCGAGGACGTCCTGACCCGACTGCTACAGGCCGCACATGCCGCCCCGAGTGTGGGACTGATGCAGCCGTGGCGCTTCATCCGCATCACCGACGCGGGCCTGCGCACCGCCATGCACGATCTGGTCGACGAGGAACGCAAACGCACCGCCGAAGCGCTCGGCACGCGCGGCGACGAATTCCTGGAGCTCAAGGTCGAGGGCATCCTGGAGTGCGCCGAGCTCCTGGTGGTCGCGCTGCGCGACGATCGGCAGCGCCATGTCTTCGGGCGCCGGACGATGCCGCAGATGGACCTGGCTTCGGTGTCCTGCGCGATTCAGAACATGTGGCTGGCCGCCCGCGCCGAAGGCCTCGGCATGGGCTGGGTGTCGATCTTCGAACCCGCCCGCCTGGCCGAACTGCTCGGTATGCCCGACGGCGCCGAACCGGTGGCCATCCTGTGCCTGGGCCCGGTGCCGGAGTTCCCGGACCGGCCCGCCCTGGAGATCGACGACTGGACGCAGGGCCGGCCGCTGGCCGAGTTCGTCGCCGAGAACAGCTGGACGGCAACATCTTCAGAGGATCTGGCGGATCGCTAG
- a CDS encoding MFS transporter → MVAFDPAANPTQRWAYPLVLVLSGVALGVSGLPAPLYGIYEANWHLSPLATTIVFAVYALAALAAVLVSGKVSDVVGRKPVLIGALVALLIGLGVFLIADSMAMLLLARTIHGAAVGSIVVAGAAALLDLRPDHGVRTGQLSGVSFNIGMTVAIIGSALLAQYAPHPLRTPYAVVAVICLVIGVGLLALNEPHTARTRGPIRIAKPAVPEEIRSDFWFSALGAMASWSVLGVLLSLYPSLAAQQTHIDNLVFGGAVVATTAFAAAMAQLAATRLPARYSAIIGDIGMAVSLLLTIPVLLTHRWELVFVAAVLLGATFGLGFGGSLRHLSDVVPATRRGETMSAFYLLAYTAMAIPTLIAGWAATRWDLAAVFPWFAGAVAAACLGAAAAGLRSTRSTGGI, encoded by the coding sequence ATGGTGGCGTTCGATCCCGCGGCCAACCCGACGCAGCGCTGGGCCTATCCGCTGGTGCTGGTGCTGAGCGGGGTCGCCCTCGGTGTCTCCGGGCTACCCGCCCCGCTCTACGGGATCTACGAGGCCAACTGGCACCTGTCCCCGCTGGCCACCACCATCGTCTTCGCGGTGTACGCGCTGGCGGCCCTGGCGGCGGTGCTGGTGTCGGGAAAGGTCTCCGATGTCGTCGGCCGCAAGCCGGTTCTGATCGGGGCACTGGTGGCCTTACTCATCGGTCTCGGGGTCTTCCTGATCGCCGACAGCATGGCGATGCTGCTGCTGGCGCGCACCATCCACGGCGCCGCCGTCGGCTCGATCGTCGTCGCCGGCGCGGCCGCGCTGCTCGATCTACGACCCGACCACGGAGTGCGCACCGGCCAGCTCAGCGGTGTCAGCTTCAACATCGGGATGACGGTCGCCATCATCGGGTCGGCACTGCTGGCCCAGTACGCACCGCATCCGCTGCGTACCCCGTATGCCGTCGTCGCGGTGATCTGCCTGGTGATCGGCGTCGGGCTACTGGCCCTCAACGAACCGCATACGGCCCGTACCCGGGGTCCCATCCGGATCGCCAAACCCGCGGTCCCCGAGGAGATTCGTTCGGACTTCTGGTTCTCGGCGCTGGGCGCCATGGCCTCCTGGTCGGTGCTCGGGGTGCTGCTGTCGCTCTACCCGTCGCTGGCTGCCCAGCAGACCCACATCGACAACCTGGTCTTCGGTGGCGCGGTGGTCGCCACCACCGCGTTCGCCGCCGCGATGGCACAGCTGGCCGCCACCCGGCTGCCCGCCAGGTACTCGGCGATCATCGGCGATATCGGGATGGCGGTTTCGCTGCTGCTGACCATCCCGGTGCTGTTGACCCATCGCTGGGAGCTGGTGTTCGTGGCCGCGGTGCTGCTCGGCGCGACGTTCGGGCTGGGCTTCGGCGGCTCGTTGCGCCACCTGTCCGATGTGGTGCCCGCGACGCGACGCGGTGAGACGATGTCGGCGTTCTACCTGCTGGCCTACACCGCGATGGCGATCCCGACCCTGATCGCCGGCTGGGCCGCCACCCGATGGGATCTGGCGGCGGTGTTCCCGTGGTTCGCCGGTGCCGTCGCCGCGGCGTGCCTGGGGGCGGCCGCCGCGGGGCTGCGCAGCACCAGGTCCACCGGAGGTATCTAG
- a CDS encoding ArsR/SmtB family transcription factor, with the protein MADNALVTDYPVHPVASVQKVLAAIHDPVRLEMVRRLHNAQQPLQCVALYDGINKSTATHHFKILREAGVTERRVIDGLTYQKLRRDEVEAALPGLLDSVVGGANRDAARQ; encoded by the coding sequence ATGGCGGACAACGCACTGGTCACCGACTATCCGGTGCACCCGGTTGCTTCCGTGCAGAAGGTGCTGGCGGCGATCCATGATCCCGTCCGCCTGGAGATGGTGCGCCGGTTGCACAACGCGCAGCAACCGCTGCAATGCGTGGCGCTCTACGACGGCATCAACAAGTCCACCGCCACCCATCACTTCAAGATCCTGCGGGAGGCCGGCGTCACCGAACGGCGGGTGATCGACGGGCTGACGTATCAGAAGCTCCGTCGCGACGAGGTCGAGGCTGCCTTGCCCGGGCTGCTGGACAGCGTTGTCGGCGGCGCGAACCGGGATGCCGCACGTCAATAG
- a CDS encoding TIGR03943 family putative permease subunit gives MSRETENALLLLVGMSTAIIAATGTYTRYVKPALLPWLWLTAGVITALAVIAIAGDIRTGPRHGKHTGHDHRAGAAWLLLIPVALLAFVVPPALGPQSARPAVSDAGAPRRPFPALPAGHAPELSLPEVLIRLAQDSAGTLNDRLITVTGFTLGDGGRTYLGRVVIVCCAADAQLARIALTGAAAASAAALPEGTWVRVEGRAAPGELRAESVVRIPQPANTYSY, from the coding sequence ATGAGCCGCGAGACCGAGAATGCACTGCTGCTGCTCGTCGGTATGAGCACCGCCATCATCGCGGCCACCGGCACCTACACCCGCTACGTGAAACCTGCTCTGCTGCCGTGGTTATGGCTCACCGCCGGTGTAATCACAGCGTTGGCCGTGATTGCCATCGCCGGCGATATCCGCACCGGACCCCGGCACGGGAAACACACCGGGCACGACCATCGAGCGGGAGCGGCGTGGTTACTGCTGATTCCGGTTGCCTTGCTGGCCTTCGTTGTTCCGCCGGCCCTCGGGCCGCAGTCGGCCCGGCCCGCGGTGAGTGACGCGGGAGCGCCGCGTCGACCGTTCCCGGCGCTGCCCGCCGGGCACGCGCCCGAACTGTCGCTGCCCGAGGTGCTCATCCGGCTGGCCCAGGACTCGGCGGGCACGCTCAACGACCGGCTGATCACCGTCACCGGATTCACCCTCGGCGACGGCGGCCGCACCTATCTGGGCCGGGTGGTCATCGTGTGCTGCGCTGCGGATGCCCAGTTGGCCCGCATCGCGCTCACCGGAGCGGCTGCCGCGTCGGCGGCGGCGCTGCCGGAGGGAACGTGGGTGCGCGTCGAGGGTCGCGCCGCACCGGGCGAATTGCGCGCCGAGTCGGTGGTGCGGATCCCACAACCGGCGAACACTTATAGCTATTGA
- a CDS encoding permease, which yields MPVLVATVIGLTLIGTTARDVVSVNPEIATAATVFCGIFVQALPFLVLGVVVSGAVATFVTPDRLARWLPRRPATAILTAGVGGATLPGCECGSVPIARRLFGDGTVGAAALTFMLAAPAINPVVLIATAVAFPGEPLMVLARCIASLLTAISMGALWAKFGQPRWITRNLLRPTQQQDSRFSTFTEAARHDFLQAASFLVVGAAAAAALHVLVPSWMFDHLAGQLLLGILVLAALAVVLALCSEADAFVAASLSMLPLVPRLVFLVVGPAIDIKLFAMQAGMFGRAFAIRFAPATLVVATTVATGVGLLILGAR from the coding sequence ATGCCGGTCTTGGTGGCGACCGTCATCGGGCTCACACTCATCGGCACCACCGCCCGTGATGTCGTCTCGGTCAACCCCGAGATCGCCACGGCCGCCACGGTGTTCTGCGGGATCTTCGTCCAAGCGCTGCCGTTTCTGGTATTGGGGGTAGTGGTCAGCGGCGCGGTCGCCACCTTCGTGACACCGGATCGGTTGGCACGCTGGCTCCCCCGTCGACCCGCGACCGCGATACTGACCGCCGGCGTCGGCGGCGCCACGCTGCCCGGCTGCGAATGCGGGTCGGTCCCCATCGCCCGCAGACTGTTCGGCGACGGCACCGTGGGCGCGGCGGCATTGACGTTCATGCTTGCCGCCCCCGCCATCAACCCGGTGGTCCTGATCGCCACGGCGGTGGCATTTCCCGGCGAACCGCTGATGGTGCTCGCGCGCTGTATCGCCTCGTTGTTGACAGCCATCTCCATGGGCGCTCTCTGGGCCAAGTTCGGACAACCCCGGTGGATCACCCGCAACCTTCTCCGCCCTACACAGCAACAGGATTCGCGTTTCAGCACGTTCACCGAGGCGGCCCGCCACGACTTCCTGCAGGCGGCGTCCTTCCTGGTGGTGGGTGCGGCTGCGGCGGCGGCGTTGCATGTGCTGGTGCCGTCGTGGATGTTCGACCACTTGGCCGGGCAACTGCTGCTCGGCATCCTGGTGCTGGCCGCGCTCGCGGTGGTGCTGGCCTTATGTTCCGAGGCCGACGCCTTCGTCGCCGCCAGCCTGTCGATGCTGCCCCTGGTACCTCGACTGGTGTTCCTGGTAGTGGGCCCCGCCATCGATATCAAGCTGTTCGCCATGCAAGCCGGAATGTTCGGCCGCGCCTTCGCGATCCGGTTTGCACCGGCCACGCTCGTGGTGGCCACCACGGTGGCCACCGGTGTCGGACTACTCATCCTGGGCGCCCGATGA